From Pseudomonas arsenicoxydans:
TGACGGGCGTACAAAATCTCAAACGCCGGCCCGTCGCCCGAACGATAACGGGCCAGCAGTGATTCGTCGCTCGGTTCAAACGCTGACATGTCAGTTGTAGCCTCCCTTCTGCGGCTCATTGTTGGAAGCCGTTGTGGTGCGCAGGCTTTGCGCCAACTCCACCAGTTGCACGAACTCTGCCCGCAGACCGAAACGGTCATCGCCCCGCGCACCGCGTGCCAGGGCCTCGGTGTCCTTCAGGCTGAAATCACCGGTATACCGCCCATCCTTCAGTTGCTGGGAAAACGCTGCCACTGCCGCCGCAAATCGCAGGTCATCACTGGCTTTTCCAACCGAATCACCCGCAATCGGCCGTTCGATCAAGCGACTCTTCCCACCTTCCGGCAACTGATAACGCACGCGCAACATCGCCAGTTCTCCGGTATTTCCGGAAACGACCGATTCCGGCTGGCCATAGCGCAACGGCTCCAGCCAGCCTTTCTCGCCCTTGGGCACAATTTCATACAACGCCGTGACTGTATGCCCTGCACCAATTTCACCGGCATCAACCTTGTCGTTGCTGAAATCCTCACGCTTGAGCGCCCGATTCTCATACCCCAACAGCCGATACTCACTGACCTGAGCCGGGTTGAATTCCACTTGCAACTTCACGTTCTTCGCCACCACTGCGAGGGTCGAGCTGAGTTGATCCACCAGCACTTTGCGCGCCTCGCGCAGGTTGTCGATGTAGGCGTAATTACCGTCGCCGGCGTCGGCCAATTGCTCCATCAGGTGTTCATTGTAGTTATCCACACCAAAACCCAGCGTGGTCAGGGAAACGCCGGTCTTGCGTTTATCCACAGCCATTTGCTTGAGGCTGTCGAAGTCGCTGACGCCGACGTTGAAGTCACCGTCGGTGGCCAGCAGGATGCGGTTGATGCCCTTGGGAATGAAGGCCTGCTGCGCCATTTGATAGGCCAGCTCGATGCCTGAGGCGCCAGCGGTGGAGCCGCCAGCGGTCAATTGATCGATCGCGGTACGAATTTTCGCTTTCTCGCGACCGGACGTTGGCTCCAGCACCACCCGTGAATCTCCGGCATAAACCACCAGCGAAACGCGGTCCTGCTCGCGCAGTTGATCGACCAGCAACTTCAGCGTGCTTTTGACCAGCGGCAAACCCTCGCGGCGGTCCATCGAACCGGACACATCCACCAGAAACACCAGGTTGGCCGGGGCCAGTTCCGCCACCGCGCGATCAGACGCCTTGATGCCTATGCGCAACAATCGGGTATGCGGGTTCCACGGCGATGGCGCCAGCTCAGTGGTCACGCCGAAGGGCGAGCCATCGGTGGGCAGCGCGTAATCGTAGGGAAAGTAATTGACCATTTCCTCGAGTCGCACCGCGCCTTCCGGTGGCAGGCGCCCCTGATTCAGCAAGCGGCGGACATTGGCGTAAGCGCCGGTATCGACATCGGCGCTGAAAGTCGAGACCGGCGCTTCTGCGACGCTGTGAATCGGGTTGTCCGCCAGCGCTTGATACTGCTCGCGCGACTCATCGCGATAACCGGGCGCAGCCACCTCAGGCGCAAAGCTCGCCATCGGTGCCGGACGCACGCTGCGTTTAGCCATGGACGCATCCGCCGCAACGGGCTCGCTGCGCACCAACGCTTCAGTCGTCATTGCACCTTGAGCTGGCAGTGACACGGCAGCGGATTCAGGCTTGGAGGAAACGCCGCAACCGCCAACGGACAGCAACAACCCGATGGCGAAACCCTGGGCGGCCGGGCGGAGGAAATGCAGAGGGAGGGACATGGGGGCTGACCTCAGGAGGATTGATCCATTCATCCTCTGAGACGGACAGCCCGGCAGGTTCGGGTTAAACCGCAGTGAAAAGAATCTTCAGCGGTGATAACGCCGCACTACGCTGCTGTTTCTCAGCACGTGGTCTTTAATCTTTTCCATTAGCTGTGCACGGGTCAGGCCAGCAGGCAAGGCGTCCGGTGCCAGGTCCAGGGCATAAATCTGGATGATGTAGTGGTGCGCGCTATCGCCGACCGGCGGACAAGGACCGATATAACCCGTGGTGCCTTTGACGTTCAAGCCGCCGACGCCTTCCAGGGCGGATTTGGCGCCGACACCGGCCGGGATCTGGTGGGTGGTCGATTTGATGCCGTAATGCACCCAGTGATCGACACCCTGGCCTTTCGCACCATCGGGGTCATGCATGACGATGGCATAACTTAGGGTGCCCGCCGGGCCGGCGTTCCAGTTCAAGGCCGGTGACTGGTTGTGCCCACCACAATTGGGCGCGTCGCTGGCGGCGGCCGAAGTAAACAGGCGGTCATCGGTGACGCCAGGGATGTTCAGGGTGAAACGTTCCTGGGCCTGCACTGGCAGTTGCACGCATAGGGCGACAGCAACGGCCGCCAGCCAAGGGTTCAAAGAGGTCAATCGGGTCATTCCGGAGCACCTTGTGCGGATGGGGCCGTCGTCGGCTTGCGAACTATAGCTGTACCGTTCGTGCGGTGGCAGCAGGAATTGGCTGAACCTCTAAACAAGCGCCAAACTCAATAGGTGAAACGCCTGTCTGGAGACCGATCATGGCACTGCAACGCGTCGCCCGTTTCACCGATGTGCCCGAAAATCGTGGCCTTGAAGTTCAGATCGGGCAAACCAAAATTGTATTGCTGCGGGTTGGCGATCAATTACGTGCATTTCAGGGCGAATGCCCACACGCCGGGGCGCCGCTGGCGGAAGGGGCACTGTGCCATGGGCGCCTGATCTGTCCGTGGCACAAGGCAGCGTATCGGATCGAAGACGGCGCGTTATGTGAACCGCCGTCACTGGACAGTCTCAAGCGTTATCCGCTGGAAGTGCGCGAAGGCGAAGTCTGGGTCGATGATCAGCCGATGAGTGACGCTCACACACCGCCCGCGGATGATGAGCGAACGTTCGCCATCGTCGGTGCCGGCGCGGCAGGTACCGCCTGTGCGGCGGCCTTGCGTGAAAAGGGCTTCGGCGGTCGCATCGTCCTGATCGATCGGGAAACCGACGCCGGCTACGACCGCACGGTGTTGAGCAAATTCGTGATTGCCGGTGAGATGCCGCCGCAAGAAGTCCCGCCGCTACGTGATACGAGCTATTACCAAACGCAGCGCATTGAGCAGCTGCACGGTGAAGTGGCACGTCTGGATTGCGCCAACAAGACCTTGCACTTTGTTGACGGTCAATCGCTGAGCTATGACGCTGCGTTGCTGGCAACGGGCGGCACGCCAAAACCGCTGGCAGTGCCGGGTGCCGGCCTTCCGCAAGTCTTCCTGCTGCGCTCCAGGGATCAGGCCCGGCGGATTCTGGACGCGGCAAAACCCGGTCAGAAAGCGCTCATCATCGGCGACAGCTTTATTGCCATGGAATCCGCGTCAGCCCTACGTGAATACGGGCTGGACGTCACGGTCCTGGCTCGCCATGCAATACCGTTCGCCAAGCAGTTCGGCGAAACCGTGGGCAAGGCGATTCGCGCCCGGCATCAGGCTCACGGCGTGGTGTTTCACACCGATGGCGAGGTCGTGCGCATCGAAGGAACAGACAAGGTCGAAGCGGTGCACCTGGACAACGGTCAACGATTGCCCGCCGATCTGGTGCTGGTCGGCATTGGCGTGACACCCGCGACCGAGGCGTTTGCCGATCTGCCCAAGGCAAAGGATCAGTCGCTGCAGGTCGATGGCGGCATGCGCATCACTGATGGGCTCTGGGCCGTCGGGGATATCGCGACCTTCCCGCTCAACGGTCAGCCGCAGCGGATCGAACACTGGCGCCTGGCCCAGCAACAGGCACGCATCGCCGCGTCCAACATGCTGGGCGGCGACGAGCATTATCTGGATGTGCCGTATTTCTGGACCTGGCACTTCGGGAAAAACTACGACTACCTCGGCCACGCCGAATCCTGGGACGAGGTCGAGTTCAAGGGCGATCCCAACCATCCGCCCTTTATCGGCCTGTTCAGCAAGAACGGCGTGGTGGCCGCCGCAGTGGCCTGCGATCAAGAGCGGGCGATGGCGATGCTGGCTGAACGCATGAAACAACCATTGCCGGTGGATGAGGCCTGGCTGCTGATTCGGGACGAGGATTAGTCTTCAAACACCCGACAGCAAAACGCCCGGCGTCTGCATTGTGCAGAGGCCGGGCGTTTTGTTGAAGCCAGCGGTTTATTGAACCTGTGGCTCGCCGGCGAATTTGCTCATCACGAAACTGACAAACTCTTCAAAGGTCATTTTCTGGCCATTGAATTCCACCTTACTGTTGGCGTAGTGCAATTTGCTGACGATGTTGTTGCCATCCAGTTTGGCCAATTGCGTGCCGACCGCCATGCTGCCGAACATGTCCGAGGTCGCTGTTGCCTGGTCGGCAATCAGCTTGGCGTCGGTCTGACCGTCGATTTGCGATTGCACGGTGAGCAGGTCAACGAGCATGGGCTTGGACACTTGCACATTGACATCCAGCAACGCGATCAACTGTTGGATCAGTTGCTCCGACGGCAGGTCCATGGACTGTGGCTTGGTCAAGTCGAGCACCAGATTGGCGCGGCTTTCACCATTGGGGGATTTGAACGACAGATTCTCCAAAGCAACCTGCGGGCCAGCGGCGAGCAGTTTTTCCAGGCCGGTTTTGACCTGTGCGTTTTCTTCCGGAGTCAAGACCAGTTCCGGAGCCGGCTCGCCAGCGGCAGCGGCTTCGGCGGCGGCTTTCTCGTACGGCTGCAGTTTGGTCTGGTAGATCTGCATCAGCGACATGGTCGCCGGAATGTCGAGGTTCTTCAGGCTCATGGCCAATTGCGCAGAACCGAACGCCTTGCCGTTCAGGGACACTTCGTCAACCTTGTAGTCAGCACGCCCAGAAGCGCTGGTGCCCGACTCTTCCGTCTGGTTTTTCATCTCGAACTTCTTCAAGCCCAATACGGATTGCTTGGCGCCGAAGGTCGTTTTGCTGTCGGTCAGCTCCAGGGTGTTCTCGCCGGTGTAGTAACCGTAGGTGCTTTTTATCAGGTTGCTGGCCACGGTCAGACCGCTCAGTTCAACCTTCACCGGGGTCTGGTCTTCAGCCACGGTGGTCAGCGTCATGCTGTCCATGTAACCGTTGGCCTTGATCTTTTGAGCCTGGGCGCTGGCAGCGACGTCGAGGTTCAGACCAGAAAACTTCAGATTGGACTTGGCATCCAGCGCTACGTCCAGCGGCAGCAATTCAAGGGTGCCGTTGGTGGAGTTGTCGTAGCCGATATTGACCAGGCCTTTGAGCGGCGACTGGTTCTTGGCCGCGGCAAACCATTTTTCCGTGGCAGCGGTTTTTTCAAGTTCGTAGTGACTGGTGGCCATGACCGGCAGCCACTTCAGCGACACCAGGCGCGAAAACGGCAGCGGGCCGTGTTCGATGTGATCGACGAAGAGCAATTCGACCGGGGTCTCACCGAACATTTCACCCTCACCTTTGAGGCGATAGTGCGCGGTGCTGCTGAACACATGACGCTCCAGCGAAACCAGCTCCAGCGACGCCGTGCCATTGGACCCCACCAGCGCGGCGTTCAGCTCTTTGTTGGCGTCGGCGATCGAGGAGTTGAGCACGCCTTCGATTTTGGTGCCGGTGTACCAGGCACCACCGGCGCTGATTGCACCGATGGCAACGACGATTCCAAGAAGCACGCCTGCTGATTTATTCATGTATGACCCAGTCAATGTCCGTTGTTGAAAGTGTGTCGTCTTCCCTGAACCCATGTCGGGTTGCGGTCACGACTGCGCGGAAAGTGCGAAGCAGATTAGCATCAGGCGCGTTGGGCGACCCAATGATTAAAGGTTAAAGAGTGTCTATGGACCGTTCGCAAGGGTTGAGAGTTTCAGCGCACAGGAAATCGCTATCGCGGGCAAGCCCGCTCCCACAGGTTCGGTGAAATCATTGTGGGAGCGGGCTTGCCCGCGATAGCGTCGGTTCAGGCGAATTCAATTCAGGAATATTGGACCTCAATCTCATCCAGCTGATGATCAAAACTTTTCAGCCGCGCCGTCCACGTATACACAAGCACTTCAAAATCCCGATTGATCACCGCCCCGCCCGTGACCTCAGCGCGCGGGTCGCAGAAATCCAGCTGATAGCGTTCGCGGGCCATGGCGGTGGCAACATCCGAGAGCTCGCGGGCGTTATTGAGCCAGTGCGGGCCGTCTTCGGCGATTTGCTTGTCCAGCTCCAGGCATTGTTTCTTCAGCGATTCGAGGCTTTTTTCCAGGGGTGTACCAGTGAGTTCACCCATGACTTCCTGGAACGTGCGCCCCGGTTGCCAGTAGCTGCCCCAGAAATAGCGGTCAAACACCGTTTCCACCCGACGCAAGGCCACCTTGGTGTCCCAGATGAGCACCAGCGTTTTGCCTCGTTCGCACTGTCTTTTTTTGACGCGCTGACCCTGGACCGAAGCCCAGGCCACTACTGCAATAGCCATCACGGCAATCAGCGCCGATGCGCTATCGAGAAACACCAGAGCCTTGTCGATCTGGTGGGACAGCATGACGCCGTAGAAATAGGTGGCCGACAGCAAAACCAATGCCGTGATAGCGCACCAGAAGCCGGGAGCATAAGGGTTTTTCATTATTAGATCCCCATGACCAACGCGAGCCTTGATCGATGAAGTCGACGCGCGACTTCATCATGTCAAAGCATAGCAACGGCCTCAGGGTTTGCTGGCGTTCGAGCCTTGCGTTCGTCCGCTTTCCCAGCCGCCGCCCAGGGCGAGGAACAAATCGATCTGGCTCATCGCAACTTGCGTGTTGGCGGAAGCCAGTTGCGCCCGCACATCGGTGTAGGTGCGGGTCGCTTGCAGGTCGGCCAGAAACGACTCACGGCCGGCCTGGAAGAAGCGGTGGGTCTGGTCGGCGGCCAGTTGCGCCGACTGTTCGGCGTCGGCCAACGCATCGCGACGTTGCAACAGCGCGGAATACTGCGCCAGGCTGGTCTGGGTCTCGCGGATGGCGTTGAGCACCACGCCGTCGAAATGCGCCAGTGTGCCTTGGGTCGTCGCTTCCGCCTCACGGATTCGCGCCCGGGAGCCGTTGGACGGCACGGTCCAGCTCAGCAACGGCCCGAAGCCCCAGCGATTGGTCGACGGTTTGCCGAGGTTCTCCAGAATGCCGACGGTTCCAACCGTCGCGCCAATGCTGATGTCGGGGTACAACTCGCCCGTGGCGATACCGATGCCGGCGGTCGCGGCGGCCAGTCGACGTTCGGCCTGACGTACGTCAGGGCGGCGTTTGAGCAAGGTCGCGCCGTCACCGACCGGCAACAATTGGGTAATTTTCGGCAATTCGGCGCAGGTAGCGGTGCCGGCAGGCAATTGGTCGACCGGTTTGGCCAACAGCATCGACAAGCGGAACAGCCCGGCCTGACGCGCGGCCTCATAACGCGGCATGTCGGCGCGCAAGGATTTGAATTGGGTTTGCGAACGAGTGACCTGGGTTTCATCGCCCCGCCCGGCATCACGCAGACGCTGGATCAGCGTGGTGCCCTGAGCTTGCAGGTCGAGGGAATGCTGGGCAATTTCCCGCTCTTCGTTGGCCGCGCACACCTGGGTGTAGGCCCGGACCACATCAGCGACCAAGGTAATGCGTGCCGTATCGGCGGCCGCTTGTGTCGCATCGGCATTTGCCTTGGCGGCTTCGATACCGCGTTGCAGCGTGCCAAACAGGTCGAATTGATACGAGGTGGTGATGCCGATGTCACCGACGTTGGCCACCGGCACTTTCTCCGGTAGCAAGAACGCTTCGCCGGATTCCTGCAAACGTTGCGCGCCCATCTTCACGCCGCCGCTCCAACCACCGGCCGCCTGCGCTTCGTCGACCTGAGCACGAGCCCGGGAAAGGCTCGCCGCCGCCACGCGCAAATCGGTGTTGGTGGCCATCGCCTGCTGGACCAATTGGTCCAGGCGCGGATCCTGATACAAGCGCCACCAATCGGCGGGTACCGGGGCGGAAACGACATTTTTGCCGTCCACCGCCAGGTTGCCCTGCAGATCTTCGCGGTGGATGGCGGCCTCGTCCGGCAAATGATAATCCGGCCCGACCACCTGACAGGCCGACAGCAACAAACCTAATCCGGCGACCGCCAAACCTGAGGCCCTGCTCATTTCGCGGGCTCCTGCGGCTGGTCATCCATGATCGATACGGTGGCGGTCCGGCCGGCGATCATGCGGAAATCCGCCGGCACGTCGTCGAAGGCGATCCGCACCGGAATCCGCTGGGCCAGTCGCACCCAACTGAAGGCCGGATTGACGTTGGGCAGCAGGTTGCTGCCGCTGCTGCGGTCACGGTCCTCAATGCCGGCGACGATGCTTTCCACATGACCGCGCAGGCGTGCGCGGTCGCCGATCACTCGGATGTCGACGCTCTGGCCGACATGAATGCCGTCCAGTTTGGTTTCTTCGAAATAGCCGTCGATGTGGAACGAATTGCTGTCCACCACCGACAACACCGGACGCCCGGCCGTGACGAATTCCTGCGCGCGCGGCGCACGGTCGTTGACGTAACCGTCCACCGGGCTGCGGATGGTCGAGCGATCGAGGTTGAGCTGGGCGCTGTCCACCGCCACCTGGGCTTCCATCAACGCCACTTCGGCGCGGGCCACCCGCGACTGACTCTCTTCCAGTTGCTCACCCGGCACCAAGTTGCCCAGACCACGGTTACGTTTGGCTTCACGTTGCGCCTGGGCCAGGGTTTCCTGACGGTCGGCCACGGCGGCCTTGGCTTGGCGCAGAGCCAGTTTGAAACGGTCCTGGTCGATGCTGAACAGCACCTGGCCGCGCTTCACCAGTTGGTTGTCGCGCACCTCCACTTGCTGGATCAGCCCGGATACGTCCGGGGCGATCTGCACGATATCGGCACGGATGTGCCCGTCCCGCGTCCACGGGGCGAACATGTAATACATCACCATGCGCCAGACCACGACGACGGCGAAACTCACGATCAGCAGGGTCAGGACTACGCGACCCAGGGTCAAAAAAGGTTTTCTCATGTCATCAGGTATCGACTGAGTGAGTCCACGGCGCCGAGCAGCAAGGCGTAGAGAGCCACGTTGAACAATGCCCGGTGCCAGACCAGACGGTAAAAGTGCAGGCGCGTCAGCAACCCGTGCACCAACAGGAACAACAAATACGTAATGCCCATCAGCACCAGCAGCGTGGGCAGAAAGACCCCGCTGATATCCAGGTCACCGATCATAAAGGCGCTCCATCAATGCCATGGGGAAGCGGTTCTTCGAGTTCACCGGCGCTGACGAATTCAACACCGGGCAGCAAGGCCAGACGCAAACCGCTCAATGCGTGCAGCAAGTGCAGACGCGCGCCGTCATCACATTCGATATTGAGCGCGCGGCGGGCGCGGTCGAGGGTCATCAGCAGCGGACTCGGGGCCGGCAATCGCTCGCCCGCCTTCAAACACGCCTTGAAGTACTCGCCGACCTCGGCCACCACTTGATGTAGCAACGCTTGCGGCGTGCCGACCACTCGCGGCGTGTAAGCGAGCAAGTCGAGCACGTTCAGGGCCACGCGCACTTCGCGCAGCGCAATACCCGTGTCTTGTCCGGTCATCGCCAGGCGCGGCAGATGCTGCATCAGCCGATCGAGCATCTGCACGCCAAGGTGGCGGTGTTCAGCCAGTGACGCCGGTTCGCTGAGGCTGACGATGTCGCGCCAGCTGAAACGCGTCAGGCGCTTGGCCGCCAGCTCCGCCCCGAACGGCCGGGCGATCAGGGTCCAGACGAACGCGAACAGCAAGCCGACCGGGCCGGCCAGGTTGGAGTTGACGAAGCTGAGGAAGTCCGCGTCGTAGGCGCCCTGAATACTGATGAAGGACGAGGTGTTGACGAGGGTCAGCAGCATGCCCAGATAGAACTGCGGCTTGACCGTCAGCGTGCCGATGCAAATGAACGGCACCGAAAATGCCAGCACCAGCATCGGGAAGTCATGCAGGTTGGGCAGTACCAGAAACAGATAGAGACTGGCGAACAGCACCGACATCGCGGTCCAGAAAAAGAACCGGAAGATCTGCGGCGCCGGGTCGTCCATCGACGCGAAGAAACTGCACGCCACCGCCGCCAGAATCACCGCTGCCCCACCGTCGGTCCAGCCGAGCAGAATCCACAGCACCGAGGCAACGATGATCGCAGTCACCGTGGACGCCGCCGAATAGAGCATCAGCCCTCGGTCGAGAAACGGCGACAGGCGACCCAGGCGCCAATGCCGATACACCGCGCGCCAGCTGTCCTGACTTTCGCACTGAATCGCATATTGCAGGCTGCGGCAGTCTTGCCACACATCGATCCACTCGCCGAGGCGATACAGCGCGTTGGAAAACAGCAGCTGTTTGCGGTCATCCAGCGCTTCGGCGGGCGGTTGCAGCGCCTCGAGTCGCTCTTTCAGCGCCTGCCAACGGCCGATGTCCGCATCTTTGTGGTCGAGCCATTCGGTGGTCGCGGTCAGCACCGGCGCGAACTTATCCACAAGCTCGGGAGTGCGTCGTTCAAGGGCATACAACGCGTCATCAAGGGCATCGATCACGGGCAGCAAGTGAATCATTCGCCCGCGCAGTTCCTTGGTATTGCGCACCGTCTGCGGCCGCGCGCCCTCGTGGGGCAACTGACCGATCATCAATTCCAGGCTGTTGAAGGTCGCGACCATCGCCGAGCGCAAGGCACTGACTTCGTCCGGCTGTACGTTGCGGCTGAGGAAACGCTGGCTGTAAGTCGAGGCGTCGGCGAACCACTTGCTCACTGAATCGTTGAACACCGGCGCCAGCCGTCGAGGCCAGAACATCGCGCCGACCACCGCTGCTACCGCGATGCCGAGGAAGATTTCTTCGGTTCGTGCTTCGGCCACGTCCCACACCGCCAACGGGTTATCCACCACCGGCAAGGCGATCAGCGGCAAGGTGTAGCCGGCGAGCATCAGTGCGTAACTGTTGGCCGTGCGCAGATGCAGGGACAGGAACAACAACGTCCCGGTCCACAGCGCGATCACCACCACCAGCACATACGGGCTCTGGACGAACATCGGCACGAAAAAAACCGCTGCCGCCGCACCGAGAAAAGTACCGACGGCACGGTATAGCGCCTTGGAACTGGTAGGACCGACAAACGGGCTGGAGACGATGTACACGGTCGCCATCGCCCAATATGGACGCGGCATTTGCATGAGCATGGCGATGTACAGCGCGATCATCGACGCCGCGAACGTGCGTATCCCGTAGAACCAGTCCCGCGCCGGAGGAACGCCAGTGAAAAATCCGCTCAAGGGTTGACCACCGACGGCGCGTTGGCCGCTTCAAACGCTTTCAATACTCGCAGCGTCGCTTCCAGATCACTCTGGTCGATCCCTTCAAGCACTTCATGACGCAGGCGTACCAGCTCCACCTCAACCGCCTGCACCAACTCCCGGCCGGTTTGCGTCAGGCTCAGGCACTTGGCGCGCCGGTCATGGACGTCTTCGGTGCGACAGACATAGCCGGCGTGACACAACTGATCGAGCAGACGCACCAGCGACGGACTCTCCATCCCCGCCGCTTGCGCCACCGTCACCTGCCGAACGCCCTCGCCCAAACGCCCGATCATCAACAACGGGACGGCGCAGGCTTCGGAAATTCCATAGTTGACCAGCGTGGTCTGGCAGATCTTCCGCCAATGCCTGGCGGCCACCACCATGGAGCTGCTGATGTTCATCTGGAGAGCGTCGAGGGTTTTCGGCACGAGGGGAAATACACACTGTTAGTTTGCTAACTATCAATATGACATTTGGAGGGAAAGTTGGTCAAGTTTTGAAACAACTCTGTGACCAGAGGATGCTTCCCCCTTAGATATTGCCCAACAATTTTTGCGCCTCGCTCTCGATAAAATCCAAAACCTCCTCCGACACGCTGTATTGAAACTGCTTACGACGGTGTTTTGAAACCTTGCCATCGTTGTCCAAACACATCATCACCAGCTTCGACAGATCGCTCCCCCGTACATCGAAACGCTGATTGACCGCTTTGACCACACGGTCGTAACGGTCCAGAAACTCGGTCTCCTCCCGAAGTTCGATTTCCAGCGCGCGGCGTGCCATTTGCAATGTGAATTCAACGCAGCGAGTGGCGTCCCAGAAGCGATAAACGGACGGGAGCCCAATGAATTTGAAGGCCATTTGATCAGCATCCAGCCAGGTGACGTTCCAAAAATCGCGAGCCGGTTTGGAGAAGTCTTTCAGCGCCTCAAGGTAGTTCGCTTCTTCGTGCTTCATCGCCACGGAAACCGGTAGCAACAGCCCATTTTCCAAGGCACCGGAATGGCAAAGGGTCTGATGAATCAGGAAACGTGAAAGTCGACCATTACCATCCATGAACG
This genomic window contains:
- a CDS encoding FUSC family protein; its protein translation is MSGFFTGVPPARDWFYGIRTFAASMIALYIAMLMQMPRPYWAMATVYIVSSPFVGPTSSKALYRAVGTFLGAAAAVFFVPMFVQSPYVLVVVIALWTGTLLFLSLHLRTANSYALMLAGYTLPLIALPVVDNPLAVWDVAEARTEEIFLGIAVAAVVGAMFWPRRLAPVFNDSVSKWFADASTYSQRFLSRNVQPDEVSALRSAMVATFNSLELMIGQLPHEGARPQTVRNTKELRGRMIHLLPVIDALDDALYALERRTPELVDKFAPVLTATTEWLDHKDADIGRWQALKERLEALQPPAEALDDRKQLLFSNALYRLGEWIDVWQDCRSLQYAIQCESQDSWRAVYRHWRLGRLSPFLDRGLMLYSAASTVTAIIVASVLWILLGWTDGGAAVILAAVACSFFASMDDPAPQIFRFFFWTAMSVLFASLYLFLVLPNLHDFPMLVLAFSVPFICIGTLTVKPQFYLGMLLTLVNTSSFISIQGAYDADFLSFVNSNLAGPVGLLFAFVWTLIARPFGAELAAKRLTRFSWRDIVSLSEPASLAEHRHLGVQMLDRLMQHLPRLAMTGQDTGIALREVRVALNVLDLLAYTPRVVGTPQALLHQVVAEVGEYFKACLKAGERLPAPSPLLMTLDRARRALNIECDDGARLHLLHALSGLRLALLPGVEFVSAGELEEPLPHGIDGAPL
- a CDS encoding MarR family winged helix-turn-helix transcriptional regulator, whose translation is MNISSSMVVAARHWRKICQTTLVNYGISEACAVPLLMIGRLGEGVRQVTVAQAAGMESPSLVRLLDQLCHAGYVCRTEDVHDRRAKCLSLTQTGRELVQAVEVELVRLRHEVLEGIDQSDLEATLRVLKAFEAANAPSVVNP